One window of the Anomaloglossus baeobatrachus isolate aAnoBae1 chromosome 12, aAnoBae1.hap1, whole genome shotgun sequence genome contains the following:
- the LOC142257638 gene encoding olfactory receptor 6N1-like, which produces MVTEFILLAFADLHHLQILLFVFVLLPFIICVVGNSVILVLVRYERRLHTPMYFFIATFALLEILFVSVIIPKLLVNLIEGNRKISFIGCFAQFYTFDSLGVAECYLLVVMAFDRDLAINKPLHCSRIMSNSLCVELSVAPWIIGLIITAIPTIATAELDFCGPNEINHYFCDFAPIQNLACSDPTVSNLVTSVAAAMGSTVPFMIIIGFYIHIIALISKIQSTRGKQKAFSTCSSHLTVAFLFYGSTTIVYVKPKGSQNDRFLALIYTVIVPFLNPFIYTLKNKDVKTALKNWKLLRCLGQIRTRTFT; this is translated from the coding sequence ATGGTAACGGAATTCATACTTCTGGCCTTTGCCGATTTACACCATCTACAAATTTTGCTTTTTGTATTTGTCCTTTTGCCATTTATAATCTGCGTTGTGGGGAACAGTGTCATCCTTGTCTTAGTAAGATATGAGCGTAGACTTCATACACCAATGTACTTTTTTATTGCCACCTTTGCTCTTCTGGAAATATTATTTGTATCTGTCATCATTCCTAAACTTCTAGTTAATTTAATAGAAGGAAACAGGAAAATATCATTCATTGGATGCTTTGCCCAATTTTATACATTTGATTCTTTGGGAGTAGCAGAATGTTATCTTCTAGTAGTCATGGCTTTTGATCGGGACTTAGCCATTAACAAACCCCTGCACTGTTCCAGGATAATGAGCAATTCTTTATGTGTTGAACTTTCAGTTGCCCCATGGATTATCGGACTCATCATCACTGCCATACCTACAATAGCTACAGCGGAGCTAGATTTTTGTGGACCCAATGAAATCAACCATTACTTCTGTGATTTTGCTCCAATACAAAATCTAGCATGTTCTGATCCCACGGTCAGCAATTTGGTCACAAGTGTAGCAGCTGCAATGGGAAGCACTGTTCCATTCATGATCATTATAGGATTTTATATCCACATCATTGCCCTTATCTCAAAAATTCAAAGCACAAGAGGCAAgcagaaagccttctccacctgttCATCCCACCTCACGGTAGCCTTCTTGTTCTATGGCTCAACCACTATTGTGTATGTTAAACCCAAAGGCAGTCAAAATGACAGGTTCCTTGCTCTCATATACACTGTCATTGTCCCATTCTTAAATCCATTTATTTATACTTTAAAGAACAAAGATGTCAAAACAGCTCTAAAAAATTGGAAACTTTTGAGATGTCTTGGTCAGATTAGGACTAGGACCTTCACCTAG